A genomic window from Shewanella vesiculosa includes:
- a CDS encoding DUF4381 domain-containing protein, protein MTTPNIPSQPMPIDANASALAQLHDIALPAPISTMPIAPGYWIIAAVLIILAVWLGKRLYKQHQYHAPRKIALTLLQSYNVEDDSFAAQVNSLLKRTALTYLPREHLAKLNGQPWFDWLDTRLAPDQQHQIGQLLVKRHQASGLDQAEKVQLLQLAQAWLNNKHAFSDATLISNNPHQEAKC, encoded by the coding sequence ATGACCACGCCAAACATACCATCACAACCAATGCCAATTGATGCCAACGCATCGGCTTTAGCTCAATTGCACGATATTGCGTTACCCGCCCCGATCAGCACCATGCCGATTGCGCCAGGATATTGGATAATCGCAGCCGTATTGATTATTTTAGCCGTTTGGTTGGGCAAGCGTTTATATAAACAACATCAATATCATGCACCACGCAAAATAGCCCTAACACTTTTACAAAGTTATAATGTCGAAGATGATAGCTTTGCAGCACAAGTCAATAGCTTACTCAAGCGTACCGCATTAACTTATCTACCACGAGAACACCTCGCTAAACTCAATGGTCAACCTTGGTTTGATTGGTTAGATACTCGTCTCGCGCCAGATCAACAACATCAAATAGGACAATTACTCGTTAAGCGTCACCAAGCGAGCGGCTTAGATCAAGCCGAAAAAGTCCAATTACTCCAGTTAGCACAAGCTTGGCTCAACAATAAGCATGCTTTTAGTGATGCGACCTTAATATCCAACAATCCACATCAGGAGGCCAAATGTTAG
- a CDS encoding VWA domain-containing protein yields MLAFYWPWLLLLLPLPLLIKRINIDSAGGHLQLPGIATTMTHSRAVNHKVSRKRYWLMWIFLLLAIARPQWLGDPIELPAKGRDLMMAVDLSGSMQIEDMVINGQTVNRFTLIQHVLSDFIERRKGDRLGLILFADHAYLQAPLTLDRRSVATFLDDAQIGLVGKQTAIGEAIALAVKRFDKVDESNRVLILLTDGSNNAGNIDPEVAAQIAAKRNVTIYTIGVGAEILERRTIFGKERINPSMDLDEEQLKKLASITKGRYFRARNSEELNSIYQEIDKLEPVSRDQLSYRPKSELFYWPLLMSLLISFLISLQQQWPNQLWPKIKSSKEADQQ; encoded by the coding sequence ATGTTAGCATTTTACTGGCCATGGTTATTACTCTTACTGCCACTGCCGTTATTGATTAAGCGTATTAATATAGACAGTGCCGGTGGACATTTACAGTTACCAGGCATCGCTACTACGATGACGCACTCAAGGGCGGTCAATCACAAAGTGAGTCGTAAACGGTATTGGTTAATGTGGATTTTTCTTCTATTAGCAATAGCAAGGCCACAATGGTTAGGAGACCCGATTGAATTACCCGCCAAAGGTCGTGATTTAATGATGGCAGTTGATTTATCGGGCAGTATGCAAATTGAAGATATGGTGATAAACGGGCAAACGGTTAATCGATTTACGTTAATTCAGCATGTATTAAGTGATTTCATTGAGCGTCGAAAAGGAGATCGGCTCGGACTCATATTATTTGCAGACCATGCCTATTTACAAGCACCGTTGACCCTAGATCGCCGCTCTGTAGCCACGTTTTTAGATGATGCGCAAATAGGCCTAGTAGGTAAGCAAACCGCTATTGGTGAAGCGATTGCCTTAGCGGTAAAACGTTTTGATAAAGTCGATGAAAGTAATCGTGTACTAATTCTCCTCACTGACGGATCTAATAATGCTGGCAATATTGATCCCGAAGTCGCTGCCCAAATTGCGGCTAAACGTAATGTCACCATTTACACTATCGGCGTGGGTGCAGAAATATTAGAACGGCGCACTATTTTTGGTAAAGAGCGAATTAATCCTTCAATGGATTTAGACGAGGAGCAACTCAAAAAATTAGCCAGCATCACTAAAGGTCGATATTTTAGAGCTCGTAACAGTGAAGAGTTAAACAGCATTTATCAAGAAATAGACAAGTTAGAGCCGGTAAGCCGAGATCAATTAAGTTACCGCCCAAAAAGTGAATTATTTTATTGGCCTTTATTAATGTCATTACTAATCAGCTTCTTAATCAGTTTGCAGCAACAATGGCCAAATCAGTTATGGCCTAAAATCAAGTCTAGCAAAGAGGCGGATCAACAATGA
- a CDS encoding sigma-70 family RNA polymerase sigma factor: MFDSLRKKKSEPAVLSEMLTKQRRYDSLVRALHTDIFRYAFWLCGDKHVAEDITQETFLRAWRSLDSLNDDKAAKAWLITILRRENARRFERKQFNYSDVEQDLLEDVLSTSHEEDTEQYWLRRQIGKLDIEYREPLLLQLIGGFSGDEIAAILELNRNTVMTRLFRARNQLKDALEAPEVRGQSNG, encoded by the coding sequence ATGTTCGATTCCCTGCGAAAGAAAAAGTCCGAACCCGCGGTCTTATCTGAGATGCTAACAAAACAACGACGATACGATAGCCTTGTCAGGGCACTTCATACCGACATATTTCGCTACGCCTTTTGGTTATGTGGTGATAAACATGTTGCTGAGGATATCACCCAAGAGACGTTCTTAAGAGCGTGGCGGTCTTTAGACTCGTTAAACGATGATAAAGCTGCTAAGGCATGGCTGATCACAATTTTAAGGCGTGAAAATGCCAGACGTTTTGAACGTAAACAATTTAACTACAGCGACGTAGAACAAGATTTACTTGAGGATGTATTATCCACAAGTCATGAAGAAGACACTGAACAGTATTGGTTGCGTCGTCAAATTGGTAAACTCGATATTGAATACCGAGAACCTTTGTTATTGCAGCTGATTGGCGGGTTTAGTGGCGATGAAATTGCCGCCATACTTGAACTGAATCGAAATACGGTAATGACGCGCTTGTTTAGAGCCAGAAACCAGTTAAAAGACGCTCTCGAAGCACCAGAGGTAAGAGGTCAATCAAATGGATGA
- a CDS encoding OmpP1/FadL family transporter has product MNKFHKTLIATAVSLISVQASAAGFQLNSQSATGIGRAMAGDAVIADNASVLSRNPAAMALFDETALSLGVVYADIDVSVSDAKGNFGGQDVAFGSEHSAADAKVIPNFYYINPINDKMAFGVAVFSNYGTGTDLGNLANKTPTISGNAVPLPTPVDLLGNTEVVTVNFNTSMSYRVNDEFSFGFGVDAVYGSGTLTRKSDNPQIGNLVDVDADGWALGGIVGVVYEVNPDNRFGLSYRISPKLTAKGDVNYQYTEYNKIDIPIADIAQFAGFHQLTDKFALHYTAQWTNWSSFDKIVVKDGANGVDQADLKEYHWKDSWFLSLGATYNLTRDLTLRAGLASDQGVVNQHSSLSIPDSDRTWYTAGVSYDLSQKSSVDLGIAFVRGEDVTVLEDSKLLAQIPGYSSEISAQTRSNAVYYSVQYNYSF; this is encoded by the coding sequence ATGAATAAATTCCACAAGACTCTCATTGCTACCGCAGTAAGCTTAATCAGTGTACAAGCCTCAGCCGCCGGTTTTCAGTTAAATAGTCAATCAGCTACCGGTATTGGTCGTGCAATGGCTGGGGATGCTGTTATTGCTGACAATGCCTCAGTTTTATCTCGTAATCCTGCCGCTATGGCTCTCTTTGATGAAACCGCATTATCTTTAGGTGTCGTTTATGCTGATATCGATGTGTCGGTATCGGATGCAAAAGGCAATTTTGGCGGTCAAGATGTCGCCTTTGGCAGTGAACACAGCGCTGCTGACGCAAAAGTTATTCCGAATTTCTATTATATCAACCCGATTAACGACAAAATGGCCTTCGGAGTTGCGGTATTCAGTAACTATGGCACCGGCACTGATTTAGGCAACTTAGCCAATAAAACACCGACTATAAGCGGCAATGCTGTGCCACTTCCAACTCCAGTTGATTTATTAGGTAACACAGAAGTCGTTACCGTTAATTTCAACACGAGCATGTCTTATCGCGTCAATGATGAGTTCAGTTTTGGCTTCGGTGTTGATGCCGTTTATGGTAGCGGAACCCTCACACGTAAGAGCGACAATCCACAGATCGGCAACTTAGTGGATGTTGATGCCGATGGTTGGGCTTTAGGTGGGATTGTTGGTGTGGTGTATGAAGTTAATCCAGATAATCGTTTTGGTTTAAGCTACCGTATTAGCCCAAAACTTACCGCCAAAGGCGATGTAAATTATCAGTACACTGAATACAATAAAATTGATATTCCTATCGCAGATATTGCTCAGTTTGCCGGTTTTCACCAGCTAACGGATAAATTCGCGCTACATTATACGGCTCAGTGGACCAATTGGAGCTCGTTTGACAAAATCGTCGTCAAAGATGGTGCCAATGGTGTCGACCAAGCCGACTTAAAAGAATACCACTGGAAGGATTCATGGTTTTTAAGCTTAGGGGCAACTTATAATCTCACTCGAGATCTCACTTTGCGCGCAGGTTTAGCATCGGATCAAGGTGTTGTGAATCAGCATTCATCATTATCAATTCCTGATTCTGATCGTACTTGGTATACCGCTGGCGTCAGTTACGACTTAAGCCAAAAATCGAGCGTTGATTTAGGCATCGCTTTTGTGCGCGGAGAAGATGTTACCGTATTAGAAGACAGTAAGCTTCTTGCTCAAATACCTGGTTATAGCAGTGAAATTTCAGCACAGACAAGATCAAATGCTGTTTATTATTCAGTACAATATAACTACAGCTTTTAG
- a CDS encoding efflux RND transporter periplasmic adaptor subunit — protein sequence MSRLTNYLFLGVILTTIALPLAVQAYDVNTLKLAYSEQNQPRIYDAKIEAIKAATISAQTSGRIINIHFDVNDLVPQGASLLEITNKEQGAGFAGAEAELAKAEALNTEAQAQYARYKALFPKGAISKGAMDEATAKAKSSKQAVSAAQAQLIQAKESLNYTVVSAPFSGRMTQRFVEQGETISYGQALFSGYDTQHLRAVFQVPQQDIAQLQQQAQVAIQLPNGNEITSGDIDVYQFADPLTHQHQVRVNLNAADIEDIVLGQWIKVTVAFPSRKSLVVPLSAIHQVSDLTSVYRVSNDKIVLNQVRIGRIDTKTNTAEVLSGLMEGDEIVIDAGRYLINSSATKAQE from the coding sequence ATGTCTCGGTTAACAAATTATTTATTCCTCGGTGTTATCCTCACCACAATAGCATTACCTCTTGCTGTGCAAGCCTATGATGTTAATACATTAAAATTAGCGTATTCCGAACAAAATCAACCGCGAATATACGATGCAAAAATTGAAGCAATTAAAGCGGCAACGATTTCAGCCCAAACCTCAGGAAGGATTATTAATATCCATTTTGATGTTAATGATTTAGTACCACAAGGCGCGTCTTTACTGGAAATCACTAATAAAGAGCAAGGTGCTGGGTTCGCGGGAGCGGAAGCTGAACTGGCTAAAGCAGAAGCACTAAACACTGAGGCACAAGCACAATATGCGCGCTATAAAGCCCTATTTCCTAAAGGAGCTATATCAAAAGGCGCCATGGATGAAGCCACTGCCAAAGCAAAATCAAGCAAACAAGCTGTGAGTGCTGCTCAAGCACAATTAATACAAGCCAAAGAAAGCTTAAATTACACAGTCGTGAGTGCGCCTTTTAGTGGCCGAATGACTCAACGCTTTGTTGAGCAAGGTGAAACAATATCTTATGGTCAGGCACTGTTCTCTGGTTATGATACTCAACACCTCAGAGCGGTATTTCAAGTCCCACAACAAGATATTGCTCAGCTTCAACAACAAGCACAAGTTGCGATTCAATTACCTAATGGTAATGAAATCACTTCCGGTGATATTGATGTGTATCAATTTGCCGATCCACTCACTCATCAACATCAAGTGCGAGTCAATCTAAATGCCGCTGATATCGAAGATATTGTCTTGGGCCAATGGATCAAAGTAACCGTGGCCTTTCCCAGTAGAAAGAGTCTGGTGGTGCCATTATCGGCGATTCATCAAGTCAGTGACTTAACCTCTGTGTATCGTGTAAGTAACGATAAAATAGTACTAAATCAGGTACGAATTGGCCGAATAGATACTAAAACAAATACTGCAGAAGTGCTGTCAGGTCTTATGGAAGGCGATGAAATTGTTATTGATGCAGGACGTTATTTAATTAATTCCTCAGCAACAAAAGCTCAGGAGTAG
- a CDS encoding DUF3379 domain-containing protein yields the protein MDDLQFRRQAYGDPNNQSDEFLTHLAEHEDDAKFIKDLKAFDHKLMQALNISVPDDLADKLILRQQLSQHQQSKKHTRYMMAMAASVAFIVGVSFSLLRFTPVNLSENSLAHVHHETKALIMEQDIGFNDVNFKLASVDGLSDSKFIKQPGRVFFTSYCDFQGVKSLHLVMADENGNKVTLFIVPIEKRIVLEEAFADNQYKGQSFQTADAYMVLVGEPASNLEFVKKEVENTFI from the coding sequence ATGGATGATCTACAGTTTCGTCGCCAAGCATACGGTGACCCCAATAATCAGTCAGATGAATTTTTAACTCATTTAGCTGAACATGAAGATGATGCAAAATTTATCAAAGATCTAAAAGCATTTGACCATAAACTCATGCAAGCACTCAATATTAGTGTCCCAGATGATTTAGCTGATAAATTGATTTTGCGACAGCAATTAAGCCAACATCAACAAAGCAAAAAACATACTCGCTACATGATGGCGATGGCTGCATCAGTGGCTTTTATCGTCGGAGTCAGTTTTAGTTTATTACGTTTTACGCCAGTAAACTTAAGCGAAAACTCGCTAGCTCATGTACACCATGAAACCAAAGCATTAATCATGGAACAGGATATTGGCTTTAATGATGTTAATTTTAAACTCGCCAGTGTCGATGGATTGAGTGACTCAAAGTTTATCAAACAACCAGGGCGTGTTTTTTTTACCTCATATTGTGATTTTCAAGGTGTCAAATCATTGCATTTAGTCATGGCTGACGAGAATGGCAATAAGGTCACTTTGTTCATTGTGCCCATTGAGAAGCGTATTGTATTAGAAGAAGCTTTTGCTGATAACCAATATAAAGGTCAAAGTTTTCAAACAGCCGATGCCTATATGGTCTTGGTGGGAGAACCAGCTTCTAATCTTGAGTTTGTCAAAAAAGAAGTTGAAAATACCTTTATTTAA
- a CDS encoding BatD family protein, producing the protein MVIRTFFSLLLLIIAAPVFAMSQVQATVDRNPVVAGEYFVLDVTADDDLSANELDTSILLKNFIVGRTSVGRSTKMVNFDTTKETRWQILLSPKSVGNITIPAFNIKGVSSNPINLKVIPQGTTADKAENVFMRISTSASDAYVGQLITYKVKLYLAVELQRGVLSAPAIEGAQIKQIGEDKDGSEIVDGRRFRVIERTYGIIADLPGELVINGAGFSGDVIVEAPRRGGMFGFNESRPIQTAAERQVIQINPIPPSYKGKWLVSDIAVLKETWPEDVNEFEVGSPITRSISLIASNTDDTSLPDIDIPLTEGLKAYPEKPVRQTFVRDNQVVSQYSITTAIVPTKPGTYTLPEFRVPWWNPHLKKQQFATLPERTINVIGSSTATTDIPPVDNFSAVQGRGYWPLLSAVLGMLWLITLVLWRKAVSANRAQPYTDDDNKSQKTKPKTTAKGLDAIIDACDRNDSSAAIVAVQGYFSERLGKFMTLTQISGLSEQLSAALNKLQADKYSNHPQAIDKKSLMDAILAYRQPDAGKKSLIKQLNP; encoded by the coding sequence GTGGTAATTAGAACTTTTTTTAGCTTATTGCTATTGATTATTGCAGCTCCTGTATTTGCAATGAGCCAAGTACAAGCAACTGTAGACCGTAACCCTGTGGTTGCTGGTGAATACTTCGTACTCGATGTAACTGCTGACGACGATCTCAGTGCCAACGAATTGGACACTTCGATATTACTGAAAAACTTTATTGTCGGCAGAACCAGTGTAGGTCGCAGTACCAAAATGGTTAATTTTGACACCACAAAAGAAACTCGTTGGCAGATATTATTATCACCTAAATCAGTAGGTAATATCACGATTCCCGCATTTAACATCAAAGGCGTGAGCTCAAACCCGATTAATCTTAAAGTGATCCCACAAGGCACAACAGCCGACAAAGCTGAAAATGTATTCATGAGAATATCGACGAGTGCCTCTGATGCTTATGTCGGCCAGTTAATCACCTATAAAGTAAAATTGTATCTTGCAGTAGAATTACAACGTGGAGTGCTCAGTGCTCCAGCCATTGAAGGGGCACAAATCAAGCAAATCGGTGAAGATAAAGACGGAAGCGAAATTGTCGATGGCCGCCGTTTTAGAGTGATTGAACGTACTTATGGGATTATTGCTGATCTGCCTGGAGAGTTGGTGATTAATGGCGCCGGCTTTTCGGGTGATGTTATTGTCGAGGCTCCTAGGCGTGGAGGTATGTTTGGTTTTAATGAAAGTCGACCAATACAAACTGCAGCCGAAAGGCAGGTAATTCAAATCAACCCTATTCCCCCAAGCTATAAAGGAAAATGGTTAGTCAGCGATATTGCAGTATTAAAAGAAACTTGGCCAGAAGATGTTAATGAATTTGAAGTCGGTAGCCCAATTACCCGTTCAATTAGTTTAATCGCATCCAATACGGATGACACCAGTTTACCAGATATTGATATTCCGCTGACTGAAGGCTTAAAAGCCTACCCAGAAAAACCAGTAAGACAAACTTTTGTTCGCGACAACCAAGTCGTGTCGCAATACAGTATCACTACCGCGATTGTGCCAACAAAACCGGGAACCTATACCCTACCTGAGTTCCGTGTACCTTGGTGGAACCCACATCTTAAAAAACAACAATTTGCCACGTTACCAGAACGAACAATTAACGTAATCGGCAGCTCAACGGCAACCACTGACATTCCACCCGTTGATAATTTTAGCGCAGTTCAAGGTCGCGGATATTGGCCACTATTAAGTGCCGTTCTGGGGATGTTATGGCTTATCACCTTAGTATTATGGCGTAAGGCGGTATCGGCAAACCGAGCACAGCCATACACAGATGATGACAATAAAAGTCAAAAAACAAAGCCTAAAACAACCGCAAAAGGCCTCGATGCCATTATCGATGCATGTGACCGTAACGATAGCAGTGCTGCTATTGTCGCAGTACAAGGCTATTTTAGTGAACGCTTAGGAAAATTCATGACGCTAACGCAAATCAGTGGCTTATCTGAGCAATTGTCGGCGGCACTGAATAAATTACAAGCAGATAAATACAGTAATCATCCACAAGCAATTGACAAAAAATCACTTATGGATGCCATTTTGGCTTATCGGCAACCTGATGCAGGTAAAAAATCATTAATTAAACAACTAAATCCCTAA
- the putP gene encoding sodium/proline symporter PutP: MDIQTPILITFIGYLALMMGIGYWAYRKTDTVDDYILGGRKMGPAVTALSVGASDMSGWLLLGLPGAVYLSGLGEAWIGFGLVFGAWLNWLFVAKRLRIYTQVANNSLTLPDFFENRFNDSHGLLKLVSALTILIFFTFYASSGMVGGAILFEKVFGLDYTVALLIGSFIIVSYTFVGGFFAVSWTDFFQGCLMLIALIIVPVSIFSQPDTQAGFEQIDPAMLSFINENTTVIGLVSLLAWGLGYFGQPHILSRFMAIGSPKDLVLSRRIAMTWMIVSLFGALATGIAGSLYFAAEPLENSETVFIHLAHAAFNPWVGGLLIAAILSAIMSTIDSQLLVCSSVITEDFYLKWLRPQASSKELMLVGRIGVIAIALVAGVVALNPESSVLGLVSYAWAGFGAAFGPVVLLSLFWQGYSRNGAIATILVGAITVVVWKQMTGGIFELYEIVPGFIFAMLVGVIVSKISPPTDKTIADFSAFRESLKTQ; encoded by the coding sequence ATGGATATTCAAACACCGATCCTCATTACCTTTATAGGATACTTGGCCTTAATGATGGGTATTGGGTACTGGGCCTACCGCAAAACCGATACTGTCGATGATTATATTCTTGGCGGACGAAAAATGGGCCCCGCAGTCACCGCTCTTAGTGTGGGTGCATCAGATATGTCGGGCTGGTTATTACTGGGTTTGCCAGGGGCAGTGTATCTAAGTGGCTTGGGTGAAGCATGGATTGGTTTTGGATTAGTGTTTGGCGCTTGGCTTAATTGGCTATTTGTCGCTAAGCGTCTGCGTATTTATACCCAAGTGGCCAATAATTCACTAACCTTACCCGACTTTTTTGAGAACCGTTTTAATGACTCTCATGGGCTACTAAAATTAGTCTCCGCATTAACGATTCTGATCTTTTTCACTTTTTATGCCTCCTCAGGCATGGTCGGCGGCGCAATATTATTTGAAAAAGTCTTTGGTCTCGATTATACCGTCGCCTTATTAATAGGCTCATTTATTATTGTATCTTATACCTTCGTCGGCGGTTTTTTTGCGGTTAGTTGGACTGACTTCTTTCAAGGCTGCTTAATGTTAATAGCCTTAATTATTGTGCCTGTATCCATCTTTAGTCAGCCAGACACACAAGCAGGTTTTGAACAGATAGACCCAGCGATGTTGTCGTTTATTAATGAGAACACCACAGTTATTGGCCTTGTGTCTTTACTGGCTTGGGGGTTAGGTTATTTCGGGCAACCGCATATTTTGTCTCGTTTTATGGCTATCGGCAGCCCAAAAGACTTAGTCCTTTCTCGGCGTATTGCCATGACTTGGATGATAGTGTCACTATTTGGTGCCTTAGCAACAGGCATTGCCGGCAGCCTTTATTTTGCCGCCGAACCACTTGAAAACTCAGAAACCGTGTTTATTCATTTAGCCCATGCCGCGTTTAACCCTTGGGTTGGTGGTTTGCTTATTGCGGCTATCTTATCTGCCATCATGAGTACTATCGATTCGCAGTTGTTAGTCTGCTCTAGCGTGATCACCGAGGATTTTTATCTTAAATGGTTGCGTCCACAAGCCAGCAGTAAAGAATTAATGTTAGTCGGTCGTATTGGCGTTATAGCCATCGCATTAGTGGCTGGAGTTGTTGCGCTTAATCCAGAAAGCAGTGTTTTAGGGCTAGTCAGTTATGCATGGGCCGGGTTTGGTGCTGCATTTGGCCCAGTAGTGCTGTTATCACTGTTTTGGCAAGGCTATAGTCGCAACGGGGCAATTGCAACGATTTTAGTAGGTGCTATAACTGTTGTGGTTTGGAAACAAATGACTGGCGGTATTTTTGAGCTATATGAAATTGTCCCAGGGTTTATTTTCGCTATGTTAGTGGGCGTAATCGTCAGTAAAATATCACCACCGACTGATAAAACTATCGCTGATTTCAGTGCTTTTCGTGAGTCTTTGAAAACGCAATAA
- a CDS encoding VWA domain-containing protein — protein sequence MIHFIRPEWLLGMIPVLILSALFWRRHSQQSAWKQYISPHLSQLLVTQTVEKTHQPKWVLIACWIIAVIALAGPALNKQSLPVFATEQGRVLIMDMSQSMYATDLSPNRLSYAKFRATDLLNELKEGETGLIAYAGDAYTISPLTRDSSTILNLLPTLSPDIMPTKGSNLAAALSLAEKLLAQGGHVSGDIIVMTDGISAQQFNQATSAVNDRYRLSIMAFGSKQGAPIRLADGQLLRDNSNEVVVAKTDYGLLQKLVKQHQGILVPAQTDGSDISTLTQWLASDGKASETELADETWQDLGPYLAMLLVIPILMSFRQGLLTVMLNPVLLLSAAMAFGLTHSQPAQASVWQDLWQTQDQQAESAFQQGEFAQAADTFKDTQWRASAHYKAGNYQQALAEFEQNNTAQGLFNQGNALMQLKDYPEAITRYQKAIAAQSPFIEAEQNLALAQQLLEQQKKDSSEQESDKSQQDSSDSKDDQNSSSEQSSNKDKSPQSEPDKSKAGEQKNQQGQQDQSSQQNQDQRAETQSKDSNDSSSDSDKSAEKDQKQDEKQSQSASNDQPSGEQKNDSQQNSSEPQSSPKTNDNKGSPKNDQSQDSPESNESSMQASASKNEDQPTDDKQKMSAAKASDLANSEGNSQDKPAEMVSASQMNQDSLPADMERALRAINEDPQVLIRNKMQLEYQKRRQNSQPREDNEQW from the coding sequence ATGATACATTTCATTCGCCCTGAATGGCTATTGGGCATGATTCCAGTATTGATATTAAGTGCATTATTTTGGCGTAGACATAGCCAGCAATCAGCATGGAAACAATATATCTCCCCGCATTTAAGTCAGTTACTGGTGACCCAAACCGTGGAGAAAACTCATCAACCTAAATGGGTACTGATTGCCTGCTGGATAATTGCAGTGATTGCGCTTGCCGGCCCAGCGTTGAATAAACAAAGTTTGCCGGTATTTGCTACTGAGCAAGGTAGAGTGCTCATTATGGACATGTCGCAGTCTATGTATGCCACAGACTTAAGCCCGAATCGCTTATCTTATGCCAAATTTAGAGCTACCGATTTACTAAACGAACTCAAAGAAGGCGAAACAGGACTCATTGCCTACGCTGGTGACGCTTACACTATCAGCCCGTTAACTCGTGATAGCAGCACCATTTTAAATTTATTACCCACATTATCACCTGATATTATGCCAACCAAAGGATCTAATTTAGCAGCAGCATTATCACTGGCAGAGAAACTATTAGCTCAAGGTGGCCATGTCAGTGGCGACATTATAGTGATGACTGATGGTATTTCTGCACAGCAATTTAATCAAGCAACCAGTGCAGTCAACGACCGTTATCGTTTATCCATTATGGCATTTGGCAGTAAACAAGGCGCCCCGATCCGTTTAGCTGATGGTCAGTTATTGCGAGATAACAGTAATGAAGTGGTTGTCGCTAAAACCGATTATGGTTTATTACAAAAACTAGTAAAGCAACATCAGGGTATCCTAGTGCCAGCGCAAACAGATGGCAGCGATATTTCAACTCTTACACAATGGTTAGCCTCAGACGGCAAAGCGAGTGAAACAGAACTCGCTGATGAGACTTGGCAAGATCTCGGGCCATATCTGGCAATGTTATTAGTCATCCCAATATTAATGAGTTTTAGACAAGGATTATTAACGGTTATGCTTAATCCTGTTTTGCTATTGTCTGCAGCAATGGCGTTTGGCCTAACTCACAGTCAACCAGCACAAGCGTCGGTGTGGCAAGATTTATGGCAAACCCAAGATCAACAAGCCGAATCGGCATTTCAGCAAGGTGAGTTTGCTCAAGCTGCTGACACATTTAAAGACACTCAATGGCGCGCCTCTGCACATTACAAAGCGGGTAATTATCAACAGGCACTGGCAGAGTTTGAACAAAATAATACTGCCCAAGGGTTATTCAACCAAGGTAATGCATTGATGCAGCTGAAAGACTACCCAGAAGCCATTACTCGTTATCAAAAAGCGATTGCCGCGCAATCACCTTTTATCGAAGCAGAACAGAATTTAGCCTTAGCTCAACAACTGCTCGAACAACAGAAAAAAGACTCATCAGAACAAGAGTCGGATAAATCACAACAAGACTCATCCGACTCAAAAGATGATCAAAACTCATCTTCTGAGCAATCTTCTAATAAAGACAAATCACCACAGTCAGAACCGGATAAGTCTAAGGCCGGTGAACAAAAAAACCAGCAAGGTCAACAAGACCAATCGAGTCAGCAAAACCAAGATCAGCGCGCTGAAACTCAATCTAAAGACAGTAATGATAGCTCCTCTGATAGCGATAAGTCAGCTGAAAAAGATCAAAAGCAAGATGAAAAACAATCTCAATCAGCATCAAATGATCAGCCGTCAGGTGAGCAAAAAAATGACTCACAACAAAATAGCTCAGAGCCACAATCATCACCAAAGACTAATGATAACAAGGGTTCACCCAAAAATGATCAATCGCAAGACTCACCTGAAAGTAATGAATCTAGCATGCAAGCCAGTGCGAGCAAAAATGAAGATCAGCCTACTGATGATAAACAGAAGATGAGCGCAGCTAAGGCTTCTGACCTTGCAAACTCCGAAGGTAATTCGCAAGATAAACCAGCTGAAATGGTATCAGCATCGCAGATGAATCAAGATTCACTGCCAGCGGACATGGAAAGGGCTCTTCGCGCTATCAATGAAGATCCCCAAGTATTAATCCGTAATAAAATGCAACTTGAATATCAAAAACGTCGTCAAAACAGTCAACCACGTGAGGATAATGAACAGTGGTAA